In Asanoa sp. WMMD1127, one genomic interval encodes:
- a CDS encoding sensor histidine kinase — protein MTARTAFQAVSERPLGFLASSWPWRSVAYLASGVLLGALTAGALIGLLLAGALLALALVGLVAFLAVALSGVAVGRFERWRLRLVDQDPLPDPHRRPERRGRIAWVRTRLREPATWRELGYTVVSLGALWWIDALMLGLVLGIPISLIVTPFFQDGEPVYVEALFTVAGLMLLPFAAYPVTVWAGARAALARAILSPRDAELGAQLVEVTRSRARLVDAFDVERRRIERDLHDGAQQRLVALSMAIGLARLEVPDDSPAAKHLTAAQDEAERAHDEIRELIRGVHPQVLTDRGLPASIGDLADRSPVPVVVDVALPRRLPQPVEVTAHFVVSETLTNVAKHSGATEAAVHARLHVDTLLVEVRDNGVGGADLAGGTGLAGLADRVAVAGGRLLLSSPPGGPTLVRAELPCSG, from the coding sequence GTGACCGCCCGGACCGCCTTCCAGGCCGTGAGTGAACGCCCGCTGGGCTTCCTCGCGTCCTCGTGGCCGTGGCGGTCCGTCGCCTACCTGGCCTCCGGTGTGCTGCTGGGCGCCCTCACCGCCGGCGCCCTGATCGGCCTGCTGCTGGCCGGCGCGCTGCTCGCCCTGGCCCTGGTCGGGCTGGTCGCGTTCCTGGCCGTCGCGCTCTCCGGGGTGGCGGTCGGCCGCTTCGAGCGGTGGCGGCTGCGCCTGGTCGACCAGGACCCGCTGCCCGATCCGCACCGCCGCCCGGAGCGCCGAGGCCGGATCGCCTGGGTCCGCACGCGGTTGCGGGAGCCGGCCACCTGGCGCGAGCTCGGCTACACCGTGGTCTCGCTCGGCGCCCTCTGGTGGATCGACGCGCTGATGCTCGGTCTCGTGCTGGGCATCCCGATCTCGCTGATCGTCACGCCGTTCTTCCAGGATGGCGAGCCGGTGTACGTGGAGGCCCTCTTCACGGTCGCGGGACTCATGCTGCTGCCGTTCGCGGCCTACCCGGTCACGGTCTGGGCCGGCGCCCGCGCCGCGCTCGCCCGGGCCATCCTGTCGCCGCGCGACGCGGAGCTCGGCGCCCAACTCGTCGAGGTGACCCGGTCGCGGGCCCGGCTGGTCGACGCCTTCGACGTGGAACGGCGCCGCATCGAACGCGACCTGCACGACGGCGCACAGCAACGGCTTGTCGCGCTCAGCATGGCGATCGGCCTGGCCCGGCTCGAGGTGCCCGACGACTCGCCGGCCGCCAAGCACCTCACCGCCGCCCAGGACGAGGCCGAGCGGGCGCACGACGAGATCCGCGAGCTGATCCGCGGCGTACACCCGCAGGTGTTGACCGATCGCGGGCTGCCGGCGTCGATCGGCGACCTGGCCGACCGGTCGCCGGTGCCGGTCGTGGTCGACGTCGCGCTGCCTCGGCGGTTGCCGCAACCGGTCGAGGTGACCGCGCACTTCGTCGTCAGCGAGACGCTGACCAACGTGGCCAAGCACAGCGGCGCGACCGAGGCGGCGGTGCACGCCCGGCTGCACGTCGACACCCTGCTCGTCGAGGTACGCGACAACGGTGTCGGCGGCGCCGATCTGGCCGGTGGCACCGGGCTGGCCGGTCTCGCCGACCGGGTCGCGGTGGCCGGCGGCCGGCTGCTGCTGTCGAGCCCGCCGGGCGGCCCGACGCTGGTCAGGGCGGAGCTGCCGTGCTCCGGATAG
- a CDS encoding ABC transporter ATP-binding protein, protein MTMTTGARQAEAVTLRSVRRTYGTGGAAVTALDGVSVSFRSGSFTAVMGPSGSGKSTLLHCAAGLDRPTEGAVAVGGVDLGELSEHRLTTLRRDLVGFVFQEFNLVSALTAAQNVALPLRLAGRRPAPADVAAALASVGLADRGRHRPSELSGGQQQRVAIARALVTRPAVVFADEPTGALDLRSSRQVLGLLRDAVHAHGQTVVMVTHDPLAAAYADRVLFLADGHLVDELTAPGSPGDPGFAAEVAARMARLEA, encoded by the coding sequence ATGACGATGACGACAGGTGCGCGGCAGGCCGAGGCGGTCACGCTGCGGTCGGTGCGACGCACGTACGGCACCGGTGGCGCGGCGGTGACCGCGCTGGACGGTGTGTCGGTGAGCTTCCGGTCCGGCAGCTTCACCGCGGTGATGGGCCCGTCCGGCTCCGGTAAGTCGACCCTCCTGCACTGCGCCGCCGGCCTGGACCGGCCGACTGAGGGCGCCGTGGCGGTGGGCGGGGTCGACCTCGGCGAGCTGTCCGAGCACCGGCTCACCACCCTGCGCCGCGACCTGGTCGGTTTCGTCTTCCAGGAGTTCAACCTCGTCTCGGCGCTCACCGCCGCCCAGAACGTGGCGCTGCCGCTGCGGCTGGCCGGCCGCCGGCCCGCGCCGGCCGACGTCGCGGCCGCGCTCGCCTCCGTGGGCCTGGCGGACCGGGGCCGGCACCGGCCGAGCGAGCTGTCCGGCGGCCAGCAACAGCGGGTGGCGATCGCCCGCGCCCTGGTCACCCGGCCGGCGGTGGTGTTCGCCGACGAGCCCACCGGCGCCCTCGACCTGCGCTCGTCGCGGCAGGTGCTGGGCCTGCTGCGGGACGCCGTGCACGCGCACGGGCAGACGGTCGTGATGGTCACCCACGACCCATTGGCGGCGGCGTACGCGGACCGCGTCCTGTTCCTGGCCGACGGTCACCTGGTGGACGAGCTGACCGCGCCCGGTTCGCCCGGCGACCCCGGCTTCGCCGCCGAGGTGGCCGCCCGCATGGCCCGGCTGGAGGCGTGA
- a CDS encoding STAS domain-containing protein: MQPYVLTLGPTIRRGEILGLCERLAELGRPVRVVVCVRAVTNPDMLTVEALARICLTARRHDCEVSVRGLDERLCQLIILTGLDCVVPLD, translated from the coding sequence ATGCAGCCGTACGTGCTGACCCTCGGCCCGACGATCCGGCGCGGCGAGATCCTTGGGCTGTGCGAGCGGTTGGCCGAGCTGGGCCGCCCGGTGCGGGTGGTGGTCTGCGTGCGCGCGGTGACGAACCCCGACATGCTGACCGTCGAGGCGCTCGCCCGGATCTGCCTGACGGCCCGCCGGCACGACTGCGAGGTGAGCGTGCGGGGTCTCGACGAACGGCTCTGCCAGCTCATCATCCTCACCGGCCTGGACTGCGTGGTCCCGCTGGACTGA
- a CDS encoding NAD-dependent epimerase/dehydratase family protein — MHVIVGAGAVGSGIARQLAEAGEQVRLITRSGSGPVDPRIERVAANASDAAALTRLSRDAVAIYNCANPPYHTWPTDWPPMAEALLAAAEASGAPLAITGNLYVYGPVNRPMTEDMPLATPTVKGRVRIKMWEDAVAAYRSGRISGVTEVRGSDYISPRYSVIELAMPGLRAGKTIWLPGPLDNPHTFTYTGDMAAALIALARDPRAWGQAWHVPSPAPMTLRQVVTKLAEVGGFPLPRLRSYPKTAIRAAGLFDRRTREFVEMSYQWDRPFVLDSTRTEATFGLSATNVDDAIRASMPEPDPIAA; from the coding sequence ATGCACGTCATCGTCGGCGCCGGAGCTGTCGGCAGCGGCATCGCCCGCCAACTCGCCGAAGCGGGCGAGCAGGTGCGCCTGATCACCCGCAGCGGCAGCGGCCCGGTCGACCCGCGGATCGAGCGGGTCGCCGCCAACGCGAGCGACGCCGCCGCCCTGACCCGCCTGAGCCGGGACGCGGTCGCGATCTACAACTGCGCCAACCCGCCCTACCACACGTGGCCCACCGACTGGCCGCCGATGGCGGAGGCGCTGCTCGCGGCGGCAGAGGCCAGCGGAGCGCCGCTGGCGATCACCGGAAACCTCTACGTCTACGGCCCGGTGAACCGGCCGATGACCGAGGACATGCCGCTGGCGACCCCGACGGTCAAAGGCCGGGTCCGCATCAAGATGTGGGAGGACGCGGTCGCGGCCTACCGCTCGGGCCGGATCAGCGGTGTCACGGAGGTGCGGGGTTCCGACTACATCAGCCCGCGCTACTCGGTCATCGAGCTGGCGATGCCGGGCCTGCGGGCCGGCAAAACGATCTGGCTGCCGGGCCCGCTCGACAACCCGCACACCTTCACCTACACGGGCGACATGGCCGCGGCGCTGATCGCGCTGGCCCGTGACCCGCGCGCCTGGGGCCAGGCCTGGCACGTGCCGTCCCCGGCGCCGATGACGCTGCGCCAGGTGGTCACGAAGCTGGCCGAGGTGGGCGGCTTTCCGCTTCCGCGGCTACGCAGCTACCCGAAGACCGCCATCCGGGCCGCCGGCCTGTTCGACCGCCGGACGCGGGAGTTCGTCGAGATGAGCTACCAGTGGGACCGCCCGTTCGTCCTCGACAGCACCCGGACGGAGGCCACCTTCGGCCTGTCGGCCACCAACGTCGACGACGCCATCCGCGCCTCCATGCCAGAGCCCGACCCGATCGCCGCATGA
- a CDS encoding response regulator transcription factor: MTLRVLIVDDDALVRVGLRTVIDAEPDLTVVAEASDGAEVPPLVARHRPDVVLMDVRMPDVDGIQATRHLVSTAAAPPRVIVVTTFENDDYVYDALRAGASGFLLKRARPAEVVDAIRLVARGDSLLFPAAIRRLVAGRGGRTSGGLERLTAREAEVLRLMATGLSNAEIAERLVVGAETVKTHVGNVLAKLGARDRVQAVILAYESGFVSPTG; encoded by the coding sequence ATGACGCTGCGGGTGCTGATCGTCGACGACGACGCCTTGGTGCGGGTCGGTCTGCGTACGGTCATCGACGCCGAACCCGACCTGACCGTGGTCGCCGAGGCGTCCGACGGCGCCGAGGTGCCGCCGCTGGTGGCCCGGCACCGGCCCGACGTGGTGCTGATGGACGTGCGGATGCCCGACGTCGACGGCATCCAGGCGACCCGGCACCTGGTCTCCACGGCGGCCGCGCCGCCCCGGGTGATCGTGGTGACGACGTTCGAGAACGACGACTACGTCTACGACGCGCTGCGCGCCGGGGCGAGCGGCTTCCTGCTGAAACGGGCCCGGCCGGCCGAGGTGGTCGACGCGATCCGGCTGGTCGCCCGGGGCGACTCGCTGCTGTTCCCGGCGGCGATCCGGCGGCTGGTGGCCGGTCGGGGCGGCCGCACCTCCGGGGGCCTGGAGCGGCTCACCGCCCGCGAGGCGGAGGTTTTGCGCTTGATGGCCACGGGACTGTCCAATGCGGAGATTGCCGAGCGGCTGGTGGTGGGCGCGGAGACGGTCAAGACCCACGTGGGCAACGTGCTCGCGAAGCTCGGCGCCCGGGACCGGGTCCAGGCCGTCATCCTGGCGTACGAGTCAGGCTTCGTCAGCCCCACCGGCTGA
- a CDS encoding ABC transporter ATP-binding protein, which produces MENVISVKGLVKSFGRTRALDGLDLEVRRGEVHGFLGPNGAGKSTAIRVLLGLLKADGGTVTLFGGDPWRDAVSLHRRLAYVPGDVTLWPNLTGGEVIDLLGRLRGGLDTKRRDELIARFELDPRKKGRTYSKGNRQKVALVAALASDAELLVLDEPTSGLDPLMESVFQTCVNEERGAGRTVLLSSHILAEAEALCDRVSIIRAGRTVESGTLSELRHLTRTSIHAELAGSPNGIGALAGVHDVVVEGERVRFQVDNAELDTVLRALTAVGVRGLTSQPPTLEELFLRHYKKEEAVA; this is translated from the coding sequence ATGGAGAACGTCATTTCGGTCAAGGGGCTCGTCAAGAGCTTCGGCCGGACCCGCGCCCTCGACGGTCTCGACCTCGAGGTGCGCCGCGGAGAGGTGCACGGCTTCCTCGGCCCGAACGGGGCGGGCAAGTCCACCGCGATCCGCGTGCTGCTCGGCCTACTCAAGGCCGATGGTGGCACCGTCACCCTGTTCGGGGGAGACCCCTGGCGCGACGCGGTGTCGTTGCACCGCCGCCTCGCCTATGTGCCCGGCGACGTCACGCTGTGGCCCAACCTGACCGGCGGCGAGGTCATCGACCTGCTCGGCCGGCTCCGCGGCGGTCTGGACACCAAGCGCCGCGACGAGCTGATCGCGCGCTTCGAGCTCGACCCGCGTAAGAAGGGCCGCACGTACTCGAAGGGCAACCGGCAGAAGGTGGCGCTGGTCGCCGCCCTCGCCTCCGACGCCGAGCTGCTGGTGCTCGACGAGCCCACCTCCGGCCTCGACCCGCTGATGGAGTCGGTGTTCCAGACCTGCGTCAACGAGGAGCGCGGCGCCGGGCGCACGGTGCTGCTCTCCAGTCACATCCTGGCCGAGGCCGAGGCGCTGTGCGACCGGGTGAGCATCATCCGCGCCGGCCGCACGGTCGAGTCCGGCACGCTGAGCGAGCTGCGCCATTTGACGCGTACGTCCATTCATGCCGAACTGGCCGGCTCGCCCAACGGGATCGGCGCCCTGGCCGGCGTGCACGACGTGGTGGTCGAGGGCGAGCGCGTGCGGTTCCAGGTCGACAACGCCGAGCTCGACACCGTGCTGCGCGCGCTGACCGCCGTCGGCGTGCGCGGGCTGACCAGCCAGCCACCGACGCTGGAGGAGCTGTTCCTCCGCCACTACAAAAAAGAAGAGGCTGTAGCGTGA
- a CDS encoding ABC transporter permease, which translates to MTGTWQLFRLALRRDRVVLPLWTILLGLFPALVASSFANLYPDPAELQKFAASMSSPSLTAVYGPIWAPNLGGLTAWRSSIVLLIVALASAFVVIRHSRAEEEQGRRELLGSTVVGRQAGLAAAMLVGLLAATVVGVLTAAGTAAGTAAAGADATGSVALGLQYFLACVLFGTIAGLVAQLTQSARTARWISGAILIGSLLLRMVGDAGGDLDSPLSWASPIGFLQRLRPYADERWWIAAVVLAVIAVLGAVAYRLNAARDLDAGLIAPRPGPARASRALGSPLGLAWRLQRSTLFGWLIGYAVLGLFLGSAADAAVDAIQDSPELGDAIARLGGGATIGDMVIGSGMAIIGIGAAAQGVQAALRARAEETALRAEPVLAAAVGRRRWAAGHMLFAFVGPALGLAVAGLFIGTGYVSASGESAGSIGRVVGAGLAQVPAVWFTVAVVVVLFGLLPRLTSLGWAVLAFFLLLGQLGAVLQLSQWALDLSPFTHLPKLPGGEVTATPLVWLVALAAVLTAAGFAGFRRRDLANGG; encoded by the coding sequence GTGACCGGCACCTGGCAGCTCTTCCGGCTGGCGCTGCGCCGCGACCGGGTTGTCCTGCCACTGTGGACGATCCTGCTGGGGCTCTTCCCGGCGCTGGTGGCGAGCAGCTTCGCCAACCTCTATCCCGACCCGGCCGAGCTGCAGAAGTTCGCCGCGTCGATGTCGAGCCCGTCATTGACCGCGGTGTACGGCCCGATCTGGGCACCCAACCTCGGCGGCCTCACCGCCTGGCGGTCGAGCATCGTGCTGCTGATCGTCGCCCTGGCCAGTGCGTTCGTGGTCATCCGGCACAGCCGCGCCGAGGAGGAGCAGGGCCGCCGCGAGCTGCTCGGCTCCACAGTGGTTGGTCGCCAGGCCGGGCTCGCCGCCGCGATGCTGGTCGGCCTGCTCGCCGCGACCGTCGTCGGGGTCCTCACCGCGGCCGGCACCGCGGCCGGCACCGCGGCCGCCGGCGCCGACGCCACCGGCTCGGTCGCCCTCGGCCTGCAGTACTTCCTGGCCTGCGTGCTGTTCGGCACCATCGCCGGCCTGGTCGCCCAGCTCACCCAGAGCGCCCGCACGGCCCGGTGGATAAGCGGCGCGATCCTGATCGGCTCGCTGCTGCTCCGCATGGTCGGCGACGCCGGCGGTGACCTCGACTCGCCCCTGTCGTGGGCATCGCCGATCGGTTTCCTGCAGCGCCTGCGCCCGTACGCGGACGAACGCTGGTGGATCGCGGCGGTCGTGCTGGCGGTGATCGCGGTGCTCGGCGCGGTCGCGTACCGGCTGAATGCCGCTCGTGACCTCGACGCCGGTCTGATCGCGCCGCGGCCCGGACCGGCGCGGGCCTCGCGCGCCCTCGGCTCGCCGCTCGGCCTCGCGTGGCGGCTGCAGCGTTCGACGCTGTTCGGCTGGCTCATCGGGTACGCGGTCCTCGGCCTGTTCCTCGGCTCGGCCGCCGACGCCGCGGTCGACGCGATCCAGGACAGCCCGGAGCTCGGCGACGCGATCGCCCGGCTCGGCGGCGGCGCGACCATCGGCGACATGGTGATCGGCAGCGGCATGGCCATCATCGGCATCGGTGCGGCGGCGCAGGGCGTGCAGGCCGCGTTGCGGGCCCGGGCCGAGGAGACCGCGCTGCGCGCCGAACCGGTGCTGGCGGCCGCGGTCGGTCGGAGGCGCTGGGCGGCCGGGCACATGCTGTTCGCGTTCGTCGGTCCGGCGCTCGGGCTGGCCGTGGCGGGGCTGTTCATCGGCACCGGCTACGTGTCGGCATCGGGGGAGAGCGCCGGCTCGATCGGCCGCGTCGTCGGGGCGGGCCTCGCCCAGGTCCCGGCCGTCTGGTTCACGGTCGCGGTCGTCGTGGTGCTGTTCGGCCTGCTGCCGCGGCTGACGAGCCTCGGCTGGGCGGTGCTGGCCTTCTTCCTGCTGCTGGGCCAGCTGGGCGCGGTCCTGCAGCTCAGTCAGTGGGCGCTCGACCTGTCGCCCTTCACCCACCTGCCCAAGCTGCCGGGCGGTGAGGTGACCGCGACGCCGTTGGTGTGGCTGGTCGCTCTGGCGGCGGTGCTGACCGCCGCCGGCTTCGCCGGCTTCCGCCGCCGCGACCTCGCCAACGGCGGCTAG
- a CDS encoding TetR/AcrR family transcriptional regulator: MKATSMRARLRAEMTDEIKTIARRHLATDGANLSLRAVARDLGVVSSAIYRYFPSRDELLTALILDAYNALGASVEAAEAAEDRRHLIGRFLAVCHAVRDWARANPHEYALIYGSPVPGYAAPTDTVAAATRAVRVFCGVFEDAAHLGLLHRAEVLPMTLTEDMARIGEVMAPSVPLPALARALGTWLQLFGFVSFELFGQLNNTVDEPGPFFDHQMRAQALYNGLPDV; the protein is encoded by the coding sequence GTGAAGGCGACCTCGATGCGCGCCCGGCTGCGGGCGGAGATGACCGACGAGATCAAGACGATCGCCCGGCGGCACCTGGCCACCGACGGCGCCAATCTCTCGCTGCGGGCGGTGGCGCGTGACCTCGGCGTGGTCTCGTCGGCGATCTACCGCTACTTCCCGAGCCGCGACGAGCTGCTCACCGCGCTGATCCTGGACGCCTACAACGCGCTGGGCGCGTCGGTCGAGGCGGCCGAGGCCGCCGAGGACCGCCGGCACCTGATCGGCCGCTTCCTCGCCGTCTGCCACGCGGTCCGGGACTGGGCACGGGCCAACCCGCACGAGTACGCCCTGATCTACGGAAGCCCGGTGCCGGGCTACGCCGCCCCGACGGACACGGTCGCCGCGGCCACCCGCGCGGTCCGGGTCTTCTGCGGCGTCTTCGAGGACGCCGCCCACCTCGGCCTGCTGCACCGAGCCGAGGTGTTGCCGATGACGCTGACGGAAGACATGGCTCGCATCGGCGAGGTGATGGCGCCGAGCGTCCCGCTGCCCGCGCTGGCCCGGGCCTTGGGCACCTGGCTCCAGCTGTTCGGCTTCGTCAGCTTCGAACTTTTCGGCCAGCTCAACAACACGGTTGACGAGCCGGGCCCATTCTTCGACCACCAGATGCGCGCACAGGCCCTCTACAACGGCCTACCCGATGTCTGA
- a CDS encoding FtsX-like permease family protein: MLAWSTVRERWTAFVGSFVALCLGVAVLTASLVVFVSAQPAVPERLAGAAVVVQSPAGGQDAESYVEYVPWSASRAAELADALAAVPGVAAAVPDRSFYAQLVRDGRPLGDPEAGDPLGHGWSTAALAPYPLVAGAAPTGADEVVLDAGYGLTVGSGATVLTATGPRSMRVSGVVDGPGIYVSDASAVALAPGVRAIGLVLSPDAAPSTVAAAARTVVGGAGTVVSGDARTALEPEAVSRIRWLGTQLLTVMVLLAAFATVFVMASTAALNAYQRRRELALLRAIGATPRQTRRLLLGEALVVGVVSAAVGAVLGVLAAPVLGDLLVRAELEPAGFAPRPSLLGVGPAVLTGVVVAVAGAWAAARRAARVRPLEALREAAIDRRAMTLPRWLFGGLSGVVGMALAVLTPAVDDGSAMTTAIFSALALIVAITLLAPVVIPPVLRVLTAPLRRSATGEVVRESAGAAVRRTAATAGPILLTVGFAMLILGMVKTMSPALGGEDARALSVDAVVTADGAPGLSDAAVAGLPGTVLSGLSTQVFADGSEPLDALGVVPGAVPVPGVRGDAVVVADPRWRAGDELRLTFADGESVSLRVDASVAPSALPSPLLLPRDLVRAHDPSALTSTAYVRGASPAAVPPGLGVLAQDPLAYSSNDDEDQLVWLFVLVMVGMSAGYTSIAVANTLVMATGDRRRDFRVLRLSGATDRQILRMVGTETGLVVLFGTAVGMLVALPALAGIRAALAGQTGADVRLIVPWAELGVVVVVCAGLALGAALLATRRALHRAQPR, from the coding sequence ATGCTGGCGTGGTCGACCGTCCGCGAGCGGTGGACGGCTTTCGTGGGCTCGTTCGTGGCCCTCTGTCTCGGTGTCGCCGTGCTGACCGCCTCGCTGGTGGTCTTCGTCTCCGCCCAACCGGCCGTGCCCGAGCGGCTGGCCGGCGCGGCGGTGGTCGTCCAGTCGCCGGCGGGCGGCCAGGACGCCGAGTCCTACGTCGAGTACGTGCCCTGGTCCGCCTCCCGGGCCGCGGAGCTGGCGGACGCGCTGGCGGCGGTGCCCGGGGTCGCCGCCGCCGTGCCGGACCGCTCGTTCTATGCGCAGCTGGTCCGCGACGGGCGGCCACTCGGCGACCCGGAGGCCGGCGATCCGCTCGGGCACGGCTGGTCGACGGCCGCGCTGGCCCCTTATCCGCTGGTGGCTGGTGCCGCGCCGACCGGGGCGGACGAGGTGGTCCTCGACGCCGGCTACGGGTTGACCGTCGGGTCCGGGGCGACCGTGCTGACCGCCACCGGACCGCGCTCGATGCGGGTGTCGGGCGTCGTCGACGGGCCCGGGATCTACGTGTCCGACGCGTCGGCGGTCGCGCTGGCGCCCGGCGTACGCGCGATCGGGCTGGTCCTGTCCCCCGACGCTGCTCCGTCGACCGTGGCCGCCGCCGCGCGGACCGTGGTTGGCGGGGCCGGCACCGTGGTGTCCGGCGACGCGCGCACCGCGCTGGAACCCGAGGCGGTCAGCCGGATCCGCTGGCTCGGCACCCAACTGCTGACCGTGATGGTGCTGCTGGCCGCGTTCGCGACCGTGTTCGTGATGGCGTCGACCGCGGCGCTCAACGCCTACCAGCGGCGGCGGGAGCTGGCCCTGTTGCGGGCGATCGGCGCGACCCCGCGGCAGACTCGCCGCCTGCTGCTCGGTGAGGCGCTCGTGGTCGGCGTCGTGTCGGCCGCGGTCGGCGCCGTGCTGGGCGTGCTCGCGGCGCCGGTGCTCGGCGACCTGCTGGTGCGGGCCGAGCTCGAGCCGGCCGGGTTCGCGCCGCGACCGTCGCTGCTCGGTGTCGGACCGGCCGTGCTCACCGGTGTCGTGGTGGCCGTCGCCGGGGCGTGGGCGGCGGCCCGCCGGGCGGCTCGGGTGCGGCCGCTGGAGGCGTTGCGCGAGGCCGCGATCGACCGGCGGGCGATGACCCTGCCGCGCTGGCTGTTCGGCGGCCTGTCCGGAGTCGTCGGCATGGCGCTCGCGGTGCTCACCCCGGCGGTCGACGACGGCTCGGCGATGACCACGGCGATCTTCTCCGCGCTGGCGCTGATCGTGGCCATCACGCTGCTCGCGCCGGTGGTCATCCCGCCGGTGCTGCGGGTGCTGACGGCCCCGCTGCGCCGGTCGGCCACGGGTGAGGTGGTGCGGGAGAGCGCCGGCGCGGCCGTGCGGCGGACCGCGGCGACGGCCGGGCCCATCCTGCTCACGGTCGGGTTCGCGATGTTGATCCTCGGCATGGTCAAGACGATGTCGCCGGCGCTCGGCGGGGAGGACGCGCGAGCGCTCTCGGTGGACGCGGTGGTCACGGCCGACGGGGCGCCGGGGCTGTCCGACGCGGCGGTGGCGGGACTGCCGGGGACTGTGCTGTCTGGACTGTCCACTCAGGTCTTCGCGGACGGGTCCGAGCCGCTGGACGCGCTCGGGGTCGTGCCCGGCGCGGTGCCGGTGCCGGGTGTGCGTGGTGACGCGGTCGTGGTCGCGGACCCGCGCTGGCGGGCCGGCGACGAGCTGCGGCTGACGTTCGCCGACGGCGAGTCCGTGTCGCTGCGGGTGGACGCGTCGGTCGCCCCGTCGGCGCTGCCGTCGCCGCTGTTGCTGCCACGGGACCTGGTGCGGGCGCACGACCCGTCGGCGCTGACCTCGACCGCGTACGTCCGGGGCGCTTCGCCGGCGGCCGTGCCACCTGGGCTGGGAGTGTTGGCCCAGGACCCGCTGGCGTACTCGTCGAACGACGACGAGGACCAGCTGGTGTGGCTGTTCGTGCTGGTGATGGTGGGGATGTCGGCCGGCTACACGAGCATCGCGGTGGCCAACACGCTGGTCATGGCCACCGGCGACCGCCGCCGCGACTTCCGCGTGCTGCGGCTGTCGGGCGCGACCGACCGCCAGATCCTGCGGATGGTCGGCACCGAGACCGGGCTGGTGGTGCTGTTCGGCACGGCCGTCGGCATGCTTGTCGCGTTGCCCGCGCTGGCCGGCATCCGGGCGGCGCTGGCCGGGCAGACCGGCGCCGACGTGCGGCTGATCGTGCCGTGGGCGGAGCTCGGTGTCGTGGTCGTCGTGTGCGCCGGCCTGGCCCTCGGCGCGGCCCTCCTGGCGACCCGCCGCGCACTGCACCGCGCGCAACCGCGATGA
- a CDS encoding MarR family transcriptional regulator, translated as MAGERDEAALRQYVEDMARLYADWGFPRMAARVLMQLMASDTGYLTAKELSDSLEISPAAVSQSVRYLQHLGLVERSAVPGSRRDRYGLPDDAWYMGSIIKGNLFSAIAKLSENGTAAAGGRATPAGDRIAGMGDFYSFIQSELGSLLERYLKHREAIRQEMRED; from the coding sequence ATGGCTGGAGAACGCGACGAGGCCGCCCTACGGCAGTACGTCGAGGACATGGCCCGGCTCTACGCCGACTGGGGCTTCCCCCGGATGGCGGCCCGCGTGCTCATGCAGCTGATGGCCTCCGACACCGGATATCTCACCGCCAAGGAGCTCAGTGACAGCCTGGAGATCAGCCCGGCCGCGGTCTCCCAGTCGGTGCGCTATCTGCAGCACCTGGGGCTGGTCGAGCGCTCGGCGGTCCCTGGCTCCCGGCGCGATCGCTACGGCCTGCCCGACGACGCCTGGTACATGGGCTCGATCATCAAGGGCAACCTCTTCTCGGCGATCGCGAAGCTGTCCGAGAACGGCACGGCGGCAGCGGGCGGTCGCGCGACACCGGCCGGCGACCGGATCGCGGGGATGGGCGACTTCTACAGCTTCATCCAGAGCGAGCTCGGCTCCCTGCTGGAGCGCTATCTGAAGCACCGCGAGGCGATCAGGCAGGAGATGCGCGAGGACTAG
- a CDS encoding response regulator transcription factor, with the protein MLRIAVAEDAVLLREGLVGIVERFGHQVIASVGDAGALTTAVAHDRPDVVVTDVRMPPGFTDEGLRAAVALRNAHPGLPVLVLSQYVQPTYAAELLDSGGGRGVGYLLKHRVGRVEEFMDALVRVASGGAAVDPEVVAQLLGRRRDPLTRLTPREREVLALMAEGRSNAAIARALVVSEAAVAKHIASILAKLDLPPAADDHRRVLAVLAFLRG; encoded by the coding sequence GTGCTCCGGATAGCCGTCGCCGAAGACGCGGTGCTGCTGCGCGAGGGCCTGGTCGGGATCGTCGAGCGGTTCGGCCACCAGGTGATCGCCTCGGTCGGTGACGCCGGCGCGCTGACCACGGCGGTGGCGCACGACCGGCCGGACGTGGTGGTCACCGACGTGCGGATGCCGCCGGGCTTCACCGACGAGGGCCTGCGGGCGGCGGTCGCGCTGCGGAACGCCCACCCCGGCCTGCCGGTCCTGGTGCTCAGCCAGTACGTGCAACCGACGTATGCCGCGGAGCTGCTCGACAGCGGCGGCGGCCGGGGTGTGGGCTACCTGCTGAAGCACCGGGTGGGCCGGGTCGAGGAGTTCATGGACGCGCTGGTCCGGGTCGCCTCGGGCGGCGCCGCGGTGGACCCGGAGGTGGTGGCGCAGCTGCTCGGCCGGCGCCGGGACCCGCTGACCCGGCTGACCCCGCGGGAGCGCGAGGTGCTGGCGCTGATGGCCGAGGGCCGCTCGAACGCCGCCATCGCCCGCGCGCTGGTGGTCTCGGAGGCGGCGGTGGCCAAGCACATCGCCAGCATCCTGGCCAAGCTCGACCTGCCACCGGCGGCCGACGACCACCGGCGGGTGCTGGCCGTGCTGGCCTTTCTGCGCGGTTAG